One window of the Falco biarmicus isolate bFalBia1 chromosome 2, bFalBia1.pri, whole genome shotgun sequence genome contains the following:
- the ABHD10 gene encoding palmitoyl-protein thioesterase ABHD10, mitochondrial isoform X2: protein MNGQKATALEDFCNSLGHAFVRFDYTGCGSSDGKFEECTVGKWRKDVLSILDELTDGPQILVGSSLGGWLMLHAAIARPDKVAALVGVAVAADHLVATFKKLSIEAQKEIEEKGEWKFPTKHNEEGYYSLTYDFIREAENHCVLNSPIPITCPVRLIHGMKDDVVPWQISMQVAERVLSKDVDVILRKTGQHRMSEKEDTKLLVNTVDDLIDKLATLT from the exons ATGAATGGTCAGAAAGCAACTGCCCTTGAAGATTTCTGCAACTCTCTAGGTCATGCCTTCGTCAG ATTTGACTATACAGGATGTGGAAGTTCAGATGGTAAATTTGAGGAGTGTACAGTTGGGAAGTGGAGAAAAGATGTTCTGTCTATACTGGATGAACTTACAGATGGACCACAG ATTCTGGTTGGCTCTAGCTTGGGTGGATGGCTGATGCTTCACGCTGCAATAGCACGCCCAGATAAAGTAGCTGCTCTAGTTGGAGTAGCTGTAGCAGCAGACCATCTTGTAGCAACTTTTAAGAAGCTTTCCATTGAG gcacaaaaagaaattgaagaaaaaGGTGAATGGAAGTTTCCAACCAAGCATAATGAGGAAGGATATTACTCCTTGACATATGACTTtatcagagaagcagaaaatcacTGTGTGCTAAATAGTCCTATTCCTATAACCTGTCCCGTACGACTTATTCATGGCATGAAGGATGATGTTGTCCCTTGGCAGATCTCTATGCAAGTTGCAGAGCGTGTTTTGAGCAAAGATGTGGATGTCATCCTCCGCAAAACTGGACAACATCGGATGAGTGAGAAGGAGGATACAAAACTTCTTGTGAATACTGTTGATGATTTAATTGACAAGCTGGCAACACTAACATAA
- the ABHD10 gene encoding palmitoyl-protein thioesterase ABHD10, mitochondrial isoform X1 — translation MAAAGALRGLVRGSVRGGRRRASATVILLSPPRAAVGLPVCRLKSSVSFLARPDRPSLAYHKLKGRNPGVVFLPGLNSNMNGQKATALEDFCNSLGHAFVRFDYTGCGSSDGKFEECTVGKWRKDVLSILDELTDGPQILVGSSLGGWLMLHAAIARPDKVAALVGVAVAADHLVATFKKLSIEAQKEIEEKGEWKFPTKHNEEGYYSLTYDFIREAENHCVLNSPIPITCPVRLIHGMKDDVVPWQISMQVAERVLSKDVDVILRKTGQHRMSEKEDTKLLVNTVDDLIDKLATLT, via the exons atggcggcggcgggcgcgctGCGGGGCTTGGTGCGGGGCTCGgtgcggggcggccgccgccgcgcctcGGCCACGGTGATATTGCTGTCGCCGCCGAGGGCGGCTGTGGGGCTGCCGG TTTGCAGGCTGAAATCATCAGTCAGCTTTCTTGCTCGACCAGATCGACCAAGTCTTGCTTATCATAAGCTAAAAGGCAGGAATCCAGGGGTTGTTTTCCTTCCAGGCTTGAATTCAAATATGAATGGTCAGAAAGCAACTGCCCTTGAAGATTTCTGCAACTCTCTAGGTCATGCCTTCGTCAG ATTTGACTATACAGGATGTGGAAGTTCAGATGGTAAATTTGAGGAGTGTACAGTTGGGAAGTGGAGAAAAGATGTTCTGTCTATACTGGATGAACTTACAGATGGACCACAG ATTCTGGTTGGCTCTAGCTTGGGTGGATGGCTGATGCTTCACGCTGCAATAGCACGCCCAGATAAAGTAGCTGCTCTAGTTGGAGTAGCTGTAGCAGCAGACCATCTTGTAGCAACTTTTAAGAAGCTTTCCATTGAG gcacaaaaagaaattgaagaaaaaGGTGAATGGAAGTTTCCAACCAAGCATAATGAGGAAGGATATTACTCCTTGACATATGACTTtatcagagaagcagaaaatcacTGTGTGCTAAATAGTCCTATTCCTATAACCTGTCCCGTACGACTTATTCATGGCATGAAGGATGATGTTGTCCCTTGGCAGATCTCTATGCAAGTTGCAGAGCGTGTTTTGAGCAAAGATGTGGATGTCATCCTCCGCAAAACTGGACAACATCGGATGAGTGAGAAGGAGGATACAAAACTTCTTGTGAATACTGTTGATGATTTAATTGACAAGCTGGCAACACTAACATAA